From the genome of Impatiens glandulifera chromosome 9, dImpGla2.1, whole genome shotgun sequence, one region includes:
- the LOC124915940 gene encoding putative invertase inhibitor, whose product MMMKTNLICTAIIFFFLAIKGSKADDFKLVVQKACSGAPHNTLCIESLNSAAGKSVSTDLGGVLCVAVNAVYKNLTDTQAYAKKIHATMKSGFMSQTVFDCSNSYTDAVLYTEKALTVCEKKSYGEVKGNLLAAMADPKICEDKFTLVPGTVSPLKSRNEVLLQLYGNAIAINDLVNGIKR is encoded by the coding sequence atgatgatgaagacTAATTTGATATGTACAgctatcatcttcttcttccttgcAATCAAGGGATCCAAAGCCGACGACTTTAAGTTAGTTGTCCAAAAGGCATGCTCCGGCGCTCCACACAACACTCTATGTATTGAATCTCTTAACAGCGCCGCCGGGAAGAGCGTTTCAACTGATCTAGGAGGAGTACTATGTGTAGCAGTGAATGCTGTATATAAAAATCTTACCGATACACAGGCTTACGCTAAGAAGATTCATGCAACGATGAAATCAGGATTCATGAGTCAAACTGTATTCGATTGCAGCAATAGTTACACCGATGCTGTACTTTACACGGAGAAGGCGTTAACAGTTTGCGAGAAGAAATCATATGGTGAGGTTAAGGGTAATTTGTTGGCGGCAATGGCGGATCCTAAGATTTGTGAGGATAAATTTACACTTGTTCCAGGTACAGTCTCTCCGTTGAAATCTAGGAATGAAGTTCTTCTACAGCTTTATGGCAATGCGATCGCCATCAACGATTTGGTTAATGGCATCAAGCGTTGA